Below is a window of Nicotiana tabacum cultivar K326 chromosome 19, ASM71507v2, whole genome shotgun sequence DNA.
AGTTTCTTGACATGTGCACTCGCGATTCAATTTGCAATAATCTTTCtttgaaatggtgaaaataagGATAGACCTAGTGCTGAAACAAATAGTTTTATTGGAAAGTAAGTCCGTCATGATGTGTTCACAGTAGTGAGTTAAGTAATTCAGCTTCAAGATTAACAAGTCTTTGTGCAAAGAAGTATGGGTTACAGTGTGTTTGGTTTATTCTCAAAAATACTTATGGTTTATCAACCGAAAAAAGGGGAAGTCAATAGATTGAGATGCTTATATTCGCGTGTATCTGATAAGTTTTGTTAGTAGAAACAAATATTATGTATATTATGTGATGCGGGTTCTGAAGGGAAAGAGACGAGGGAGAAATACCGTAGTGTCAAGGATCCTCTGCTCTAACCATAATTCGATTCACCAAAAGAGCGAAATGAAAAAAGGCCCGCTGTTGGGATCCTCGATAAGGGAGTGTGGTGGTGAGGGGGTTACCATattcaaaataagaaaaaaaacaaaagaggaaaTCTTCAGGTTTATCAAGGCTTTTGTTGCTTGATTTTTTCTTCCTCTGATCACTGACCCACATGTTGAGTTGCTGGTGTACTGCTGTACTTCacataatattattattatttacactaaATTTATTTGAATATTGTTTACACCTATTGGTGGAATTGGTGTTTTAGTTTTGTTGCTTGTGTTATGTCTATTTGGGGATGGTATTGTATTTAACTTTCTCATTTCTATCACAGAATCTTCTCCAAAGATGGCTGCATCTTCTTCTTCACGGTTGGTTCGTGGTAAGGGGCTTTACATTCTTTGACTGCTAAGATGGAGCAGTATGCTATACATTTGTATGAGACGGAACCTGTATCTCACTTTTTTTCAATGACGTGACAAATATGTTAAAATGCCAGTGATCTCTCTCTCTccctttctctcttttcctttcctcAAGGGAAAAGGTGATGTAGTTTCAAGTAGATAAACTAAATGAAACGAGTGAGGGAAACAAATCGGAGTAAGTTTTAGAGGTTATAGGCTGAGATACTCCTTTGGTTGATCTGCAGAGAGGTAGTTTACATTATTTCTCTTTGGGAGATGCTCTAATGAACTCAGTTAGATTTTGCATGTACGTCTCATAGTTATAATCCACACAATGAACTCATTTTATATTTCTTGCATGGAGCAGCTCATAAACAGGTACTACACGTTTGTCTCTAGTGATAGAATGTATTAGTTACTTGTCAGCCCttttttatttgtcattttaccAACTAATCTGTCCATTCAGGTGGGGTTTGATATCAAAATCTTCGAGCAGTGACTGTCATTTACGTTCTTTACAGCATAGCAGGCAGAACATAGATATATAGTTGTAAAGGAAGGGTTTTACCCATTTAAAAGATAAAGTCTAGATTTTTATGAAAGTTATTCTCTTGGGCTAAGAAAACTTCTGTTGAATCGATTTGCTTCATCCCAAATTGGATATCCTCATTGTCCAAAGTGATGTTTATGCGAGACTCATTTTCTACTTGATACAGCTAccttttttcttgtttcttttttcatATTCTTTAAAGAAATAAATTAACTTGTGGCCTCTAGCTTAGTCCTATAATTGCATTGATACGACACATTTACACCTATCAACTTATTTAATCATTTTTTAAGTCACACACGataatttaatttggaagaaggaATTAATATGGTTTTTATCAGCCAAAGTCATCAACAATTCTGCACGAACACAACCTTGCGAAATGTTGTTCAATATTGATGGTTTTATGCGCATTAGGAAGCCCATTAGCAACTGCAACAGGTTATTATGCTAACTATACCAGCTTATTGCATTCACTGCCTTACTGTGCTCTAATCCGCATTGCCTTATAATCAGCTGTTCCTTATTTCCTTGTCTGTATGCATGACCTGTGCTTTAAACATGTGTGATGAAACTGCAGTAGTGGGCCGTTCATTGTTCAGTGGCCTCTGCAACAATCCTGATGGTTTAGTAAGATCAACACACGAGATGAAGTGCAGTCATTTGTTACAGGTTAGTCTGCTCTGCTATTTCAAtcaccccccccctcccccccccaaaaACCCGATTCTTTTTTCCGGTCCATTTGCAATGTCCATCAGCCATCGATCATGAAATATGGATGTTGCGTGCATTTTGTCAATGCATGCTTATAATGTAATAGTGCAAGTCACATAATTTATTCTTCACATTAAGAAAAACCCTTCTTACTAATAAAAAATATGAAATGCTTATTTTCATTAGAGAAAGTGCCTTAATAACATCACATGGCTAAAAGTTTATATGAAAAAGGTCTTGAATCTTATGAGTTAACTCTGCTATGTTGAGTAAGATTTGAATTATCTCATGTTACAATTATGATACTAAAGTTCTTTACTTGTTTTTGGTCCTTTCAGCAACAAAGGACCTTCATACAGATGAGGACGAATCTGAAAGTGGTAGACAATTCAGGTGCAAAGAGAGTGATGTGCATCCAAGCACTGAAGGGCAAGAAAGGAGCAAGATTAGGAGACACAATAGTTTGCTCAGTGAAGGAAGCTCAGCCAGGTGGGAAAGTGAAGAAAGGAGATGTTCATTATGGTGTTGTCGTTCGTGCTGCTATGCCAAGGGGCCGCTGTGATGGGAGCGAAGTAAAGTTTGATGACAATGCTGTGGTGCTTATCAACAAGCATGGTGAACCGATTGGAACCAGAGTTTTTGGTCCAGTGCCCCATGAGTTGAGGAAAAAGAAGCATGTTAAGATTCTTAGTCTTGCAGAGCATATTGCCTAAGGTCTTAACCTCTTGCTTCTCAGGGTAGTTCTACCGGTGATTATTCTGTCGCTTGGAAGCTGAATGTCGCATTTTTGTGGGAACCCACCTTCTTGTTCACAAGCTGCAAAACATGCTTCTTTTATAATCATAAACATTTTGACCTGTACATATAAATGTCGGCGCTCAAGGCACTGTGCTGTCTCTTTTCCTTTCCCCAGTTTTGGTCTGGAGTATGATCTGGATCCAGTGCTCAAGGGACAGAGTCCATAAACCGACTTGAAATAGAGACATCACTAACACAATTAGTGACTTCTCAATTTTCATCCTATTGGAACTTAAATTAATACTAGTACTAGTATGCTTTCAGAATATCGATAAGTTATAAAGCTCTAAATGCTTTCAGATATAATTAACTTGTTTTAGTTGGGGTTTGGTTGCAGCATGATGGACTTGTTGTACAGTTTGTGATATTGAAATTAAGAAGGAACTTTAAGAGTGACATTGGAAGTGTGATTGTGAAATTCTCATGCTTAAAATAACACCATCTTTACGGGAGTCCCCCATTGAAAGTAGAATTTGAAAAGGAACTTttaaatatttgtccatcaatttCTTATCACAAAGTACTTTAATGATCATTTTCCCATTATAAAATACTTGGATATGTAGACTCTTTATTTTTTAGTTCTTGTTTGTCACTTAGAGCCCACTTGGATTGGCTTGACCAGTTTTTAAGCTCTTTTTAGATTTTTGGAGTGTTTGACTAACAAGAAAACTgcttaaaaaaaagttaaaaagggCTTAAAAAAAGCCAAAAGCCACAAGTTGGCTGACCCTAACTTCTCCGTTTTTGGCTTAAAAGCCATCTTATTTTGACCAATGAAATTACTTACTTGTCCCTTATAGCTTTTACTAATCCCAAAACTACCCTCATcaaataaatcctaaaacatcGAACTACTCCCACTTTCTTCATTTTTGAAGCCTCTGCTCAtcttctttcctcttcttctccttcatcTTCACTTGTTCAGTATTTTCACTCAAGTTTTCAGTGGAAATcaatcttctttatatgcttttTCTTTTGAGGTATGAGAATATTCAGATTATCCCAAACATGGTTTAAGGCTttgcatttaaaaaaaaaaaatggtaacAATCCTTTTTGCAAGTTTTATGTTTGGTGATGGTCCGCCTGTGTAGAAATCGATGTTTGGCAGAatgttattgtcacgacccaaaatctaaccatggtcatgatggcgcctatcgtgttacaaggcaagcctatttctcAAAACATTACTACTAAATcaattataaaaatttaataaaacaataccaacatttgaatttctcataaactaaatcaactctaaatataatatagaaactacggaaacgagccccaaacatcggggtgtcactaagtcatgagcatctaaaactatgaactaagatatataaactgtctaactatccaaaagaagaaatgacaagaggagtaacaaggtcctgcgggcGCTAatagctaccttgcagtctccaaagatagccggcttgaactcaacgatcgctgccttctaactcacctggatctgtacataaAGTGCaggatgtagtatgagtacaaccgattcagtagtaacagaaataactaaggaactgagcagtagtgacgagctaagcagaataatccaattattattttcacaattaagtacaaacaagAGTAGACATGTAATTTCATAAATCAGTAAGACTACAAAGAAAATTAATAGGTAAATGCAACAataac
It encodes the following:
- the LOC107796434 gene encoding large ribosomal subunit protein uL14mz, with translation MAASSSSRLVRVVGRSLFSGLCNNPDGLVRSTHEMKCSHLLQQQRTFIQMRTNLKVVDNSGAKRVMCIQALKGKKGARLGDTIVCSVKEAQPGGKVKKGDVHYGVVVRAAMPRGRCDGSEVKFDDNAVVLINKHGEPIGTRVFGPVPHELRKKKHVKILSLAEHIA